One stretch of Rosistilla oblonga DNA includes these proteins:
- a CDS encoding DUF1501 domain-containing protein codes for MAKSPTSPLGRRQFLATGATVAGLSAAPALAAAGQQDRLQGQAEHVISIWLGGGMSQIDTFDPKRKGDPKKQTPGSYYDSIPTAVDDVSVCEHLPKVAAIMDRVTAVRTVHHSVIDEHAAATNWMHVGRPVSGTVVYPSLGSIVSHERGAISESAPPYVLIGYPNSSRGPGFLGAQHSYLYLTDTGRGPTGLARHLTVSRERQQRREQLLVQARRAQPELADRALRDYDAAAELGLRLSGPDFMRSFQLESEPAALREDYGGEFGQRCLLARRLVERGVRFIEVSHNLNFLNGAGWDVHNRGILDQHKLIHELDDALATLVLDLENHGLLDKTLVMVSTEFGRPPQFDSGGGRGHQGSAFTCVLAGGGLKHCGAYGQTNELSQAIAADPVSVPDLFATVHAALGIDYSKYLYNGDRPVPITDQGNPIAKLFG; via the coding sequence ATGGCCAAATCACCGACTTCCCCGTTGGGACGCCGACAGTTCCTCGCGACGGGAGCGACAGTTGCTGGGCTCTCAGCAGCCCCCGCGCTCGCCGCCGCGGGCCAGCAGGATCGCTTGCAAGGACAAGCCGAACATGTGATTTCGATCTGGCTGGGAGGCGGGATGAGTCAGATCGATACGTTTGATCCGAAGAGGAAGGGAGATCCCAAAAAGCAGACGCCGGGATCCTATTACGACTCGATCCCCACAGCGGTTGACGACGTCAGCGTTTGCGAACATCTGCCCAAAGTCGCCGCGATCATGGATCGTGTTACCGCGGTTCGCACGGTGCACCATTCCGTGATCGACGAACATGCCGCCGCGACCAATTGGATGCACGTCGGGCGGCCCGTCAGTGGAACTGTTGTCTACCCATCGCTGGGATCGATCGTCTCGCACGAGCGTGGCGCCATCTCCGAATCCGCACCTCCTTACGTTCTTATCGGTTATCCCAACAGCTCGCGAGGCCCGGGGTTCCTCGGTGCTCAACACAGTTACTTATACCTGACCGACACCGGCCGCGGCCCCACCGGTCTGGCCCGGCACTTGACGGTTTCTCGCGAACGCCAACAGCGTCGAGAGCAGTTGCTAGTTCAAGCCCGTCGCGCGCAACCGGAACTGGCAGACAGAGCGTTGCGAGATTATGACGCCGCAGCCGAACTTGGGCTGCGACTCAGCGGCCCCGATTTCATGCGCAGCTTTCAACTGGAGAGTGAACCGGCGGCGCTTCGGGAAGATTATGGAGGCGAGTTTGGGCAACGCTGTCTGTTAGCGCGGCGGCTGGTCGAACGGGGAGTTCGATTCATCGAAGTCTCTCACAATTTGAACTTCCTCAACGGCGCCGGCTGGGACGTTCACAACCGTGGAATTCTCGACCAGCACAAATTGATCCATGAACTCGACGACGCCCTTGCGACGCTTGTTCTCGATCTGGAAAACCATGGTCTGCTGGACAAGACGCTTGTGATGGTGAGCACCGAATTCGGGCGGCCACCTCAATTCGATAGCGGCGGCGGCCGCGGACACCAAGGTTCTGCGTTCACGTGCGTGCTTGCCGGCGGCGGTTTGAAACACTGCGGTGCCTATGGACAGACGAATGAGCTGTCGCAGGCAATTGCTGCCGATCCGGTTTCAGTCCCCGACCTGTTCGCGACAGTCCATGCCGCGCTAGGGATCGATTACTCCAAATATCTCTACAATGGCGATCGCCCGGTCCCAATCACCGACCAAGGGAATCCAATCGCCAAATTGTTTGGTTGA
- a CDS encoding TIGR00282 family metallophosphoesterase translates to MRLLFLGDIVGKPGVQACVAMVPGLRDELQTDLVIVNAENSADGSGLTTKQFQKLAAHGIDAFTMGDHIYRKREIIPVLQKDPRIVKPANYPASAPGKTFAIVETASGIQVAIVSLMGRVYMRPVDCPFAAADRVLAEIPENVKVRFVDLHAEATSDKQLLGRYLDGRVSAALGTHTHVPTADARILPGGTAFMCDVGMSGAYESIIGREIDPVMQTTLSFNPTFFHVASKDVRLCGAVIEIDPETGKAISIERFERSWSGSA, encoded by the coding sequence TTGCGTTTATTGTTTTTAGGAGACATCGTCGGCAAGCCTGGCGTGCAGGCTTGCGTTGCGATGGTGCCAGGTCTACGCGACGAATTGCAGACCGATTTAGTGATCGTCAACGCGGAAAACTCCGCCGACGGATCGGGGCTGACGACCAAGCAATTCCAAAAGTTGGCTGCCCACGGGATCGATGCGTTTACGATGGGTGACCATATCTATCGCAAACGCGAGATCATTCCGGTGCTGCAGAAAGATCCGCGGATCGTCAAACCGGCCAACTACCCCGCCTCCGCTCCCGGCAAAACCTTCGCTATCGTGGAGACGGCGTCGGGGATCCAAGTCGCCATCGTCTCGCTGATGGGCCGCGTCTATATGCGTCCTGTCGATTGCCCCTTCGCCGCTGCGGACCGCGTGTTGGCGGAGATTCCCGAGAACGTGAAAGTCCGTTTTGTCGACCTGCACGCCGAAGCGACCAGCGACAAACAACTGCTCGGTCGTTATCTGGACGGCCGCGTCAGCGCAGCTCTCGGCACGCACACGCATGTCCCCACCGCGGACGCTCGCATCCTGCCCGGCGGCACCGCGTTTATGTGTGACGTGGGGATGAGTGGCGCGTACGAGAGTATCATCGGCCGCGAGATCGACCCGGTGATGCAGACGACACTCTCATTCAACCCGACCTTCTTCCACGTCGCCAGCAAAGACGTCCGGTTATGCGGCGCGGTGATCGAGATCGATCCAGAGACCGGCAAAGCGATATCGATCGAAAGGTTCGAACGATCGTGGAGCGGCAGCGCGTAA
- a CDS encoding dihydrodipicolinate synthase family protein produces the protein MPSSPTTQPSSRFQGIVPPIVTPLADDDRLDDSGCERLLEHQIEGGVDAIFLLGSSGEIVSQSHQLRADFVRKACRIVNQRVPVLVGITDNSVVETKRLAQVAADAGADAVVLTTPFYYPVDQAELKTFVQSVLQGIDLPLLLYNMPAMTKLWFAPETVAELAQIDQIVGIKDSSQNLDYFRQLTSLKSIRPDWTFLIGHETLLADSLRVGGTGGVNLGTNLFPKLFSSLMQAHRKNDDAAVQGFQTKIDALAPIYKVANSSAPLLPLIGITKTALSILGICNDHLAPPHRPCTPEQRQQLTVVLEQLKSTLGV, from the coding sequence GTGCCTAGCTCGCCCACCACACAACCGTCCTCCCGTTTTCAAGGGATCGTCCCACCGATCGTCACTCCTTTGGCAGACGATGATCGCCTCGACGACTCCGGTTGTGAACGGCTGCTGGAACATCAGATTGAAGGAGGCGTTGATGCCATCTTTCTACTCGGTTCGTCGGGTGAAATCGTCAGCCAGAGTCACCAGTTGCGGGCGGACTTTGTTCGCAAGGCGTGTCGAATCGTCAACCAACGCGTCCCGGTCTTGGTCGGCATCACCGACAACTCGGTCGTGGAGACGAAACGCTTGGCTCAAGTGGCGGCCGACGCGGGAGCTGATGCCGTCGTCCTCACGACTCCGTTCTACTATCCCGTCGATCAAGCGGAGCTGAAAACGTTTGTCCAATCCGTCCTGCAAGGGATCGATCTCCCGTTGTTGTTGTACAACATGCCCGCCATGACGAAGCTCTGGTTTGCTCCCGAGACAGTTGCCGAGCTCGCTCAGATCGATCAGATCGTGGGGATCAAGGATAGCAGTCAGAACCTCGATTATTTCCGCCAACTGACGAGCCTGAAGTCCATTCGCCCCGACTGGACATTTTTGATTGGTCACGAAACGCTGTTGGCCGATTCGCTCCGCGTCGGTGGAACCGGCGGTGTGAACTTGGGAACCAATCTATTCCCCAAACTGTTCTCAAGCCTGATGCAAGCGCATCGGAAGAACGACGACGCCGCAGTGCAAGGTTTCCAAACAAAGATCGACGCTTTGGCCCCCATTTATAAAGTCGCAAACAGCTCCGCGCCGCTTCTGCCACTGATCGGGATCACCAAGACAGCCCTCTCGATTTTGGGGATTTGCAACGATCACCTGGCGCCGCCACATCGTCCCTGCACGCCCGAACAGCGACAGCAGCTGACCGTGGTGCTCGAGCAACTGAAGTCAACGCTTGGCGTCTAG
- a CDS encoding M48 family metallopeptidase, whose translation MASTFDDPISSPTRSPGTFAAPRVKPKEHVARGTGFHAMVGWILFGIVGPILVLLTIVGTYGIALIAWLIALVKYNQRAKKAEAVLMGNGVKVAPDQFPAIYESVARMAGQLELKTLPDVYIIESNQQNAFALKIGSKQNIVLIDDIVYGALDNNNPEILDFIIGHELAHHALGHTGLFRGMISSHYKTLSRLDEFSCDAVSVAMQQNPQPGLDAMTLLAVGPRLYPRVDKASFAKQAQQVVSNKYSKKAESAMSHPLLLRRYGAIEAKS comes from the coding sequence ATGGCAAGCACGTTTGATGATCCGATCAGCTCTCCCACCCGTTCACCCGGTACGTTTGCGGCGCCGCGAGTGAAACCGAAGGAGCACGTGGCACGTGGCACCGGTTTCCATGCGATGGTCGGTTGGATTTTGTTTGGAATCGTCGGCCCGATCCTCGTTCTGCTGACCATCGTGGGGACGTATGGAATCGCCCTGATCGCTTGGTTGATCGCGTTGGTCAAATACAACCAACGAGCGAAGAAGGCCGAGGCGGTGTTGATGGGGAACGGAGTCAAAGTTGCTCCCGATCAGTTTCCCGCGATTTACGAATCGGTGGCGCGGATGGCGGGCCAGTTGGAACTCAAAACACTCCCAGATGTGTACATCATCGAATCGAATCAACAGAACGCTTTTGCGCTGAAGATCGGATCGAAACAGAACATCGTCTTAATCGATGACATCGTTTACGGAGCGTTGGACAACAACAATCCGGAGATTTTGGACTTCATCATCGGCCACGAACTGGCGCACCACGCGCTCGGACACACCGGACTGTTCCGCGGCATGATCTCCTCGCATTACAAAACATTGTCGCGTCTGGACGAATTCTCCTGCGATGCGGTCTCGGTTGCGATGCAGCAAAACCCTCAACCGGGACTCGACGCGATGACTTTGTTAGCCGTTGGCCCACGACTATACCCTCGCGTCGACAAGGCGAGTTTCGCCAAACAGGCTCAGCAAGTGGTGAGCAACAAATACAGCAAAAAAGCGGAATCGGCGATGTCCCACCCGCTACTGTTGCGCCGCTACGGAGCGATCGAAGCCAAGAGCTAA